Within Raineyella sp. W15-4, the genomic segment AGCTGGTCGAGCGGACAGTGAGCGTCGGCGTGATGATCGACTCGGTCCCGAGGGACGACGGTGATTCCTGTCGGGTCAGGATGTTCTCGACTGCCGTCCTCGCCAGGTCGTCCGTGTCCTGGTGCACGGAGGTCAGTGACCATTCCGGCCGGTTCGCCATGTGAGTGTCGTCGTAGCTGAGGATGGCGACGTCGCGGCCCGGGGTCAATCCCATCGCGTGCACCGCGGGGACGACGTCGATGGCGAGGAGGTCGTTGTGGGTGATGATGGCCAGCGGCCGATCGCGGTCCTCGACGTCGTGCGCGGCGAGGATCGGCGTGATGGCGCCGCCGGACGGCACGCGCACCTGGGTGAACGGGAGCCCGCGGAAGGCCTCGGCCAGGGCGAGGCGGCGGCGTTCGACCCAGGTGTCCCCCGCGGTGGAGGTGCCGGAGAGGTGCAGGGCCCGCGTCCAGCCGCGGGTCCGGATGTGGTCGGCGACCAGCCGGGCGGCCCGGTCCTCGTCCATGTGCACGACGTCGACGGTGCCGCCGATCGGTTCGGTCCCGACGACGGTGAGCGGCAGCCGCCGGGCGAACTCGACGAGCTGGTCGGAGGGCTCGACGGGCGAGACGAGGATGATGCCGGCCACCCGCTGCTCATGCAGTCGCCGGAGGATCGTCGCCTCCAGCGCCGGGTCCTCCAACGCGGTGACGATCAGCGGGAGCAGGTCGGCCTCGCTGCTGCGCGCCTGGATCGACGCGACCAGACCCTCGTAGTAGGGGTTGCGCAGGTCGGGCAGCACCACGCCGAGGGAGGAGGCGAAACTGCCCGCCAGGGCGGCCGCGCCGATGTTGCGGACATAGCCGATGCGTTCGGCGGCCTCAATGATCCGCCGGCGGGTGTCCTCGCTCACCCCGGCGGAGCCGGACAACGCCATCGAAACCGCCCCACGTGACACCCCGGCGGCGCGGGCGACGTCCGCTTGTGTCGGTTGATGGGCCACCTACGCTCCTCGGGCCACGGGCGACCTACGCCACCCGCCAGAGGATACCAGCTGCTGTCGATCCGGCCGCGAGGAGACAACCGGGGCCACCTGGCCGGTCGACACGCCCGGCCGGTGACCCCTCGCCTCGGCGGTCAGGCGTACTGCGTCTGGAACTGCTCCTCGAGTTCCTCCAGGGAGGAGTGCTTGGTCTCGGGGACCACCCGGATCATCCAGATGATGGCGATGACGTTCAGTGCAGCGAAGATCGCGTATGTCCCCACCGGGCCGATGTACTGCATCATCGAGGGGAAGACGAAGGTGATGATCGCGTTCGAGACCCAGATGCACAGTACGGCGAACCCCATCGCGACACCGCGGATCTTCGCCGGGAACAGTTCAGACATCACGACCCAGGTCCCGGGTGCGTTGCCGCTCTGCATGAAGAGCATGTAGAGGGCGATGACCGCCACGACGAGGTAGGGCACGAACGGTGGCATCGAGGCCAGGACGTTGCCCTTGGCATCCAGGTGAGGGTTGATGCCGAAGTAGAAGACTGCCGTCATCACGATCAGCATGACCGTCAGCCCGATCGTCCCGCCGATCAGGACGGTGCGCCGGTTGAGTTTCGCCAGCAGCCACAGGCCGGTCGCCGACCCTACCACCGACGCGACGCCGGTGATCACCGTCAGGGTGATGGCCGCCTGGGTGCCGAACCCGGCTGCCTGCAGCACTTTGGGGGCGTAGTACATCATCGTGTTCACGCCGGTGGTTTGGTTGAAGATGCCGATCAGGCAGCCGATGATCAACAGCTTGCGGGTCCATCTGGTGGAGAAGCACATCCCGAGGTTCCACTTGGCGATCTCCTCCTCACGGCGATGGAGTTCGACGATCTCGTCGATCTCGTCAGTGACGTCCTCGTGCTCGGGCCGGACGCGCTTGAGCTCGCCGATCGCCTCGACGATCCGCAGGTTGATCGCGTGCCAGCGCGAGGATTCCGGCATCATCCGCATCCCGATCCACAGTGCCACTGCCGGGATGGAGGCCATCACCAGCATGTAGCGCCAGGTCTCGCCGTTGCCGGAAGCGATGGTGATGGAGTCCTGCACCGAGCGGAGCACTTCCCAGCTGTAGCTGTGGCCGGCCTCGATCGTCGTGGTCACGCCGTTGAGCACGGAGACGGTCCCCGGCACGACCGAACGGACCAGTGCCTCGGGACCGCCGGTGATGTTGGCGATTGCTGCGTTGACCACGAACGCCAGGAGTTGGCCGGTGACGATCATCAGCTGGTCGACGCCGACGAGGGTGCCGCGGATGTGTTTGGGGGCTGTCTCGGCGAGGTAGACCGGGACGGTTGCGGAGGCGCCGCCGACGGCACAGCCGAGCACGAAGCGGGCGGGGTAGAGGATCCAGAGGTTGGGTGCCGTGGCGCATGCGATGGCGCCCAGGAAGAAGATCACCGCCAACACCAGGATGTTGTGGCGGCGCCCGAAGCGGTCGGAGAGACGTCCGCCGAAGAACGCGCCGAAAGCGCACCCGACAAGGAGGAAGAAGCCGACGAGCCCTTCCTCCACGGGGTCCAGGTAGAGCCCGTGGGCGGCTTCGGGCATCTGCATGTACGGAAGTGCACCGGAGATGACGCCGGTGTCGTAACCGAACAGGAGCGAACCGAGGGTGGCGATCACGGCGACGAACGTGACTGATCGGCGTCTACCCGACGGAGGCGTGGACCGGACGAGTTCGGCGACCTTGTCGCGCGAGAGGTCAGCCGGGTTCAGGGGGCTAGGTTTCGAGGTGGACGACATCATTGTCTCCTCAGGGTGTCTCGTCATCAATGACGGGTCGGTGTGCGGGGTTCTGGCGCCGGCACACCGTGGATTCACGGGTTTCGCTTTGACTGGCCATCAAACAGTCGGCCACCGGTCAGATGAACTGGCCGGTGCCCGGGACAGGGCAAGCCCTGCCCCGGGCGGTGCCGCGGTGGCTGCGGCACTGATCGATCACCTGCTGCTGGGTTCAGCCGATCAACGCGGCGGCCGCGAGCAGGTTCTTCGCCGAGATCTGGAGGCCCTCGACGTTGCCGTAGTCGGCGTCCTCGTGCT encodes:
- a CDS encoding MFS transporter, which encodes MIATLGSLLFGYDTGVISGALPYMQMPEAAHGLYLDPVEEGLVGFFLLVGCAFGAFFGGRLSDRFGRRHNILVLAVIFFLGAIACATAPNLWILYPARFVLGCAVGGASATVPVYLAETAPKHIRGTLVGVDQLMIVTGQLLAFVVNAAIANITGGPEALVRSVVPGTVSVLNGVTTTIEAGHSYSWEVLRSVQDSITIASGNGETWRYMLVMASIPAVALWIGMRMMPESSRWHAINLRIVEAIGELKRVRPEHEDVTDEIDEIVELHRREEEIAKWNLGMCFSTRWTRKLLIIGCLIGIFNQTTGVNTMMYYAPKVLQAAGFGTQAAITLTVITGVASVVGSATGLWLLAKLNRRTVLIGGTIGLTVMLIVMTAVFYFGINPHLDAKGNVLASMPPFVPYLVVAVIALYMLFMQSGNAPGTWVVMSELFPAKIRGVAMGFAVLCIWVSNAIITFVFPSMMQYIGPVGTYAIFAALNVIAIIWMIRVVPETKHSSLEELEEQFQTQYA
- a CDS encoding LacI family DNA-binding transcriptional regulator; translated protein: MAHQPTQADVARAAGVSRGAVSMALSGSAGVSEDTRRRIIEAAERIGYVRNIGAAALAGSFASSLGVVLPDLRNPYYEGLVASIQARSSEADLLPLIVTALEDPALEATILRRLHEQRVAGIILVSPVEPSDQLVEFARRLPLTVVGTEPIGGTVDVVHMDEDRAARLVADHIRTRGWTRALHLSGTSTAGDTWVERRRLALAEAFRGLPFTQVRVPSGGAITPILAAHDVEDRDRPLAIITHNDLLAIDVVPAVHAMGLTPGRDVAILSYDDTHMANRPEWSLTSVHQDTDDLARTAVENILTRQESPSSLGTESIITPTLTVRSTS